A stretch of Acidobacteriota bacterium DNA encodes these proteins:
- a CDS encoding glycoside hydrolase family 140 protein translates to MPACRAFWSWVGIVVLGAASAAAQGTLPRLKVSENGRFLVTDAGSPFFWLGDTAWELFHRLNREEAVRYLQNRADRRFTVVQAVALAELDGLNTPNAYGHRPLLNDDPSTPDVKDGPDDDYWDHVDFVVREAAHRGIYVGLLPTWGDKWNIRRGAGPEVFTPGNAETYGRWLGARYRDVPNIIWILGGDRPVENDVHREITRAMARGLRAGDAGGHLITWHPSGGQGSAQWFHDEAWLDVNMRQNGHTPEFTGRYDQTAADYARTPIKPVVDGEPIYEDHPVSFNAANLGHSIASDVRRPLYWDLFSGAFGHTYGHHSVWQMWAPGRQGINNPLMPWYDAIDQPGAAQMQHARALLESRPFLSRVPDQDVIVAGPVPTAMPGAGRYHVAATRDANGGYAMVYAPVGRPFTVRMSKVTGATITAWWFDPRTGRAMRIGNVPNAGERTFTPPDPGEMIDWVLVLDDASKGFGPPGVRR, encoded by the coding sequence ATGCCAGCCTGTCGCGCGTTCTGGTCCTGGGTCGGCATCGTCGTCCTCGGCGCGGCGTCCGCTGCGGCACAGGGGACGCTGCCGCGGTTGAAGGTCTCGGAGAACGGACGATTCCTCGTGACCGATGCCGGCTCGCCGTTCTTCTGGCTCGGCGACACCGCGTGGGAGCTGTTCCACCGGCTGAATCGAGAGGAGGCGGTCCGCTACCTCCAGAACCGCGCCGACCGCCGCTTCACCGTCGTGCAGGCGGTGGCGCTGGCCGAGCTCGACGGGCTGAACACGCCGAACGCGTACGGCCACCGGCCGCTCCTCAACGACGATCCGTCGACGCCGGACGTGAAGGACGGTCCGGACGACGACTACTGGGACCACGTGGACTTCGTCGTGCGGGAAGCCGCGCACCGCGGCATCTACGTCGGCCTGCTGCCCACGTGGGGCGACAAGTGGAACATCCGCCGCGGCGCCGGGCCGGAGGTGTTCACGCCCGGCAACGCCGAGACGTACGGCCGGTGGCTCGGCGCACGGTATCGCGACGTGCCGAACATCATCTGGATTCTCGGCGGCGATCGGCCGGTCGAGAACGACGTGCACCGCGAGATCACGCGGGCGATGGCGCGCGGCCTGCGCGCGGGCGACGCCGGCGGGCATCTGATCACGTGGCATCCGAGCGGCGGCCAGGGATCGGCGCAGTGGTTTCACGACGAAGCGTGGCTCGACGTGAACATGCGCCAGAACGGCCACACGCCCGAGTTCACGGGCCGCTACGATCAGACCGCGGCCGATTACGCCCGCACGCCGATCAAGCCCGTGGTCGACGGGGAGCCGATCTACGAAGACCACCCGGTGTCGTTCAATGCCGCGAACCTCGGACACTCGATCGCGAGCGACGTCCGGCGGCCGCTCTACTGGGATCTCTTCTCCGGTGCGTTCGGCCACACGTACGGTCATCACTCGGTGTGGCAGATGTGGGCACCGGGGCGTCAGGGGATCAACAACCCGCTGATGCCCTGGTACGACGCGATCGATCAACCCGGCGCGGCTCAGATGCAGCATGCGCGGGCGCTGCTGGAGTCGCGGCCGTTTCTCTCGCGCGTGCCCGATCAGGACGTCATCGTCGCCGGACCGGTGCCGACGGCCATGCCCGGCGCCGGCCGCTACCACGTCGCGGCGACGCGCGACGCGAACGGCGGCTACGCGATGGTGTACGCACCGGTCGGGCGGCCGTTCACGGTGAGGATGTCGAAGGTCACCGGCGCAACGATCACGGCGTGGTGGTTCGATCCACGGACGGGCCGCGCGATGCGGATCGGGAACGTCCCGAACGCCGGCGAGCGAACGTTCACGCCGCCGGATCCTGGCGAGATGATCGACTGGGTGCTCGTGCTCGACGACGCGTCGAAGGGATTCGGCCCGCCTGGGGTGCGGCGTTAG
- a CDS encoding inorganic diphosphatase translates to MHPWHDCYVDDSVIETAFPVVIEIPKGSKNKYELDKETGLLRLDRVLYSAVYYPADYGFIPRTFCDDGDPLDVLVLGQEPVYPLTLVDARAIGVMRMRDEKGIDDKIVAVSVRDPTFAGYTDKDQLPNHVLVQVRRFFEDYKALEDKQVVVQDMLGPSEALTIIKDALEFYRKLRRRELSKY, encoded by the coding sequence ATGCATCCCTGGCACGACTGCTACGTCGACGACTCGGTCATCGAGACCGCTTTTCCCGTCGTCATCGAGATCCCGAAGGGCAGCAAGAACAAGTACGAGCTCGACAAGGAGACCGGCCTGCTCCGGCTGGATCGCGTCCTGTACTCCGCCGTCTACTATCCGGCCGACTACGGCTTCATCCCGCGGACGTTCTGCGACGATGGCGATCCGCTCGACGTGCTGGTGCTGGGACAGGAGCCGGTGTACCCGCTGACGCTGGTGGACGCCCGGGCGATCGGCGTCATGCGGATGCGCGACGAGAAGGGCATCGACGACAAGATCGTCGCGGTCAGCGTCCGCGATCCGACGTTCGCCGGCTACACCGACAAGGACCAGTTGCCCAACCACGTGCTCGTGCAGGTGCGGCGGTTCTTCGAGGATTACAAGGCGCTCGAAGACAAGCAGGTGGTCGTGCAGGACATGCTCGGCCCGAGCGAGGCGCTGACCATCATCAAGGACGCCCTCGAGTTCTATCGCAAGCTCCGGCGACGCGAGCTGTCGAAGTACTGA
- a CDS encoding DUF4159 domain-containing protein — MRGRVGAVLLLAAVSTIAATAQDRWFGGFDALRAPVRPATNVAYDGRFAFVRLSYQTLPGGYWYRGQPAWSHGYPTSERNLMEILQAVTSLTLHVEETSVLSLEDPAIFRYPVLYIIEVSWWQMTDAEAANLRAYLDKGGFVIVDDFKTEQWRGGRGWAQFADNMARVLPAARFVDLDISHPIFHQFFEITSLEIFPQAYNAGRPIFRGYFEGNDPAKPMRMFVDYNTDISQFWEWSGRGYRAIDETNEAYKMGVNAILYGLMH, encoded by the coding sequence ATGAGAGGCCGAGTCGGTGCGGTCCTGCTGCTGGCCGCGGTGAGCACGATCGCCGCCACGGCGCAGGACCGTTGGTTCGGCGGCTTCGACGCGCTGCGCGCGCCGGTACGTCCGGCGACGAACGTCGCCTACGACGGCCGGTTCGCCTTCGTGAGGCTCTCCTACCAGACGCTGCCCGGCGGCTACTGGTACCGCGGCCAACCTGCCTGGTCGCACGGCTACCCGACGTCCGAGCGGAACCTGATGGAGATCCTGCAGGCGGTCACGAGCCTGACGCTGCACGTCGAGGAGACCAGCGTGCTGTCGCTCGAGGATCCAGCGATCTTCCGCTACCCCGTCCTCTACATCATCGAGGTCAGTTGGTGGCAGATGACCGACGCCGAGGCCGCGAACCTGCGCGCCTACCTCGACAAGGGCGGCTTCGTCATCGTCGACGACTTCAAGACCGAGCAGTGGCGCGGCGGCCGTGGCTGGGCGCAGTTCGCCGACAACATGGCCCGCGTGCTGCCGGCGGCCCGGTTCGTGGATCTCGACATCTCGCACCCGATCTTCCACCAGTTCTTCGAGATCACGTCGCTCGAGATCTTCCCTCAGGCCTACAATGCCGGCCGCCCGATCTTCCGCGGCTACTTCGAAGGCAACGACCCGGCGAAGCCGATGCGGATGTTCGTCGACTACAACACCGACATCTCGCAGTTCTGGGAATGGTCGGGCCGCGGCTACCGGGCCATCGACGAGACGAACGAAGCCTACAAGATGGGCGTCAACGCGATCCTGTACGGGTTGATGCACTAG
- a CDS encoding diphosphate--fructose-6-phosphate 1-phosphotransferase → MKLVVAHSGGPTAVLNASLVGIVDEARRHRARGIYGARFGIDGLMRGDLVDLSTMDRRALDAVAAAPGSVLGTSRRAVNAAELERVLSVCRSRDIDALLYTGGNGSMITAQHIGALAAAAGQPLAVIGVPKTIDNDLAATDHAPGYGSAARFFAQAVRDIGADNRALPAQVQVIEVLGRDAGWIAAATTLVRDDAEDAPHLVYFPERPLPLDRLLGDVERVYSRLNRCVVVVCEGQLDERGEPFGADVRMSSRGPLATNLAHRLALLVTERLGLKARGEKPGILGRASAASRSEVDWREARGCGRAAVRAAYAGAANVMVSLERLVAPVYRSTSDLVPLEQVAGVARRLPLEWIVDRADGQDVGPAFVDYAAPLVGPLERYPTLS, encoded by the coding sequence GTGAAGCTCGTCGTGGCCCACAGCGGCGGTCCGACCGCCGTGCTCAACGCGAGCCTCGTCGGCATCGTCGACGAAGCGCGCCGGCATCGGGCGCGGGGCATCTACGGCGCACGGTTCGGCATCGACGGGCTGATGCGCGGCGACCTGGTCGATCTCTCGACCATGGACCGGCGCGCGCTCGACGCGGTCGCCGCCGCGCCGGGGTCGGTGCTGGGCACCTCGCGTCGCGCGGTGAACGCGGCGGAGCTCGAGCGCGTCCTGTCCGTGTGCCGCAGCCGGGACATCGACGCGTTGCTCTACACCGGCGGGAACGGCTCGATGATCACCGCACAGCACATCGGCGCGCTCGCGGCGGCCGCCGGGCAGCCGCTGGCGGTCATCGGCGTGCCGAAGACGATCGACAACGATCTCGCGGCCACCGACCACGCGCCGGGCTACGGCTCCGCCGCGCGGTTCTTCGCGCAGGCCGTCCGCGACATCGGCGCCGACAACCGCGCGCTGCCTGCGCAGGTCCAGGTGATCGAGGTGCTCGGGCGAGATGCCGGCTGGATCGCCGCGGCGACGACGCTCGTCCGCGACGACGCCGAGGACGCGCCGCATCTCGTGTACTTCCCGGAACGGCCGCTGCCGCTCGACCGCCTGCTCGGCGACGTCGAGCGCGTGTACTCGCGGCTGAACCGCTGCGTCGTGGTCGTGTGCGAGGGCCAGCTCGACGAACGGGGCGAGCCGTTCGGCGCCGACGTGCGCATGAGCTCGCGCGGCCCGCTGGCCACGAATCTCGCGCACCGGCTCGCGCTGCTCGTCACCGAGCGGCTCGGCCTCAAGGCGCGCGGCGAGAAGCCGGGCATTCTCGGGCGCGCGTCGGCGGCCTCCCGGTCGGAGGTGGATTGGCGCGAGGCGCGCGGTTGCGGGCGTGCGGCGGTGCGGGCGGCGTACGCTGGCGCCGCCAACGTGATGGTGTCGCTCGAGCGCCTGGTGGCGCCGGTGTATCGGAGTACGTCGGACCTCGTGCCGCTCGAGCAAGTGGCCGGCGTGGCCCGCCGGTTGCCGCTCGAATGGATCGTCGACCGCGCCGACGGCCAGGACGTGGGGCCCGCCTTCGTCGACTACGCGGCGCCGCTCGTCGGGCCGCTCGAGCGGTATCCGACGCTGAGCTGA
- a CDS encoding PQQ-binding-like beta-propeller repeat protein, producing the protein MIPHALSRLTLTVLFVGAALWTARGQGNLAAPPTADFPLPGGNFGNQRYSTLRQITPANIGRLGGAWTVNVMDKTPGSLQGTPIVIDGVMYIPAEPGGGVMALDAATGSVKWKRRPEEGGGRSVSRGVAVGGGKVFASAGGSTLMALDAKDGSTLWKIAFAEAGATLAPPIYHNGLVYIGIAGGESGVRSFFGAFDANTGKEAWRFFLVPGPGERGNETWEGESWKRGGAPVWTHPALDPALGMVYVATGNAWPDFDGSVRGGDNLFTASVVALDLETGAYKWHFQEVHHDVWDYDNVVSPVLADIMYQGQPRRILMHTGKTGLMYILDRVTGEPLIGIEEREVPQEPRIKTARTQPFPIGDSYVPTCPEPASVPAGMKSGCIFTPYFDEPVVIAPGTQGGMTWAPMSFSPATNLLYVPGSIIHSAFTHQGSFSRPPMASRSGTLTAMNPATNRIVWQKKVKYPIGGGSGLLSTASGLLFHGEPDGRIIAWDMKNGDELWSFQTGAGANAPVVSYEVGGEQYVAILAGGTRGYQMSAPGDSLWAFKLGGTVPPAPAPPEPPTVEPMRGGGRGGAAPAGGRQ; encoded by the coding sequence ATGATTCCTCACGCTTTGTCGAGACTGACGCTGACAGTGCTCTTCGTTGGTGCGGCACTGTGGACCGCGCGTGGACAGGGCAATCTCGCTGCCCCACCCACCGCGGACTTCCCGTTGCCTGGCGGCAATTTCGGCAACCAACGGTACTCGACACTCCGGCAGATCACGCCGGCGAACATCGGCCGGCTCGGCGGCGCCTGGACCGTGAACGTGATGGACAAGACGCCGGGCAGCCTGCAGGGCACGCCCATCGTCATCGACGGTGTGATGTACATCCCGGCCGAGCCCGGCGGCGGCGTCATGGCTCTCGATGCGGCGACTGGTTCCGTGAAGTGGAAGCGCCGGCCTGAAGAGGGCGGCGGCCGCAGTGTCAGCCGCGGCGTCGCAGTCGGCGGGGGCAAGGTGTTCGCCTCGGCCGGCGGGAGCACGCTGATGGCGCTCGACGCGAAGGACGGCTCGACGTTGTGGAAGATTGCGTTTGCGGAGGCCGGCGCGACGCTGGCGCCGCCCATTTACCACAACGGCCTCGTCTACATCGGCATCGCCGGCGGCGAATCCGGCGTGCGAAGTTTCTTCGGCGCGTTCGACGCGAACACCGGGAAGGAAGCGTGGCGCTTCTTCCTCGTTCCCGGCCCCGGTGAAAGGGGCAATGAGACGTGGGAGGGCGAATCCTGGAAGCGGGGAGGCGCGCCCGTCTGGACGCATCCCGCGCTCGATCCCGCCCTCGGTATGGTCTACGTCGCGACCGGCAACGCCTGGCCCGACTTCGATGGCTCGGTGCGCGGCGGCGACAACCTCTTCACGGCGTCCGTCGTCGCGCTGGATCTCGAGACGGGAGCCTACAAGTGGCACTTCCAGGAAGTGCATCACGACGTGTGGGACTACGACAACGTCGTCTCTCCCGTGCTGGCTGACATCATGTACCAGGGGCAGCCGCGCCGCATCCTGATGCACACCGGCAAGACCGGGTTGATGTACATCCTCGACCGAGTCACCGGTGAACCGCTCATCGGGATCGAGGAGCGTGAGGTTCCGCAGGAGCCTCGCATCAAGACGGCCCGGACGCAGCCATTCCCGATTGGCGATTCGTACGTGCCGACCTGCCCTGAGCCGGCCAGCGTGCCGGCAGGGATGAAGAGCGGCTGCATCTTCACGCCGTACTTCGACGAGCCCGTGGTGATCGCGCCCGGCACGCAGGGCGGCATGACGTGGGCACCGATGAGCTTCAGCCCGGCCACGAACCTGCTCTACGTGCCGGGATCGATCATCCATTCCGCCTTCACGCACCAGGGCAGCTTCTCGCGGCCTCCGATGGCCTCGCGCTCGGGCACGCTGACCGCGATGAATCCGGCGACCAACCGGATTGTGTGGCAGAAGAAGGTGAAATACCCGATTGGAGGCGGCAGCGGGCTCTTGAGCACCGCCAGCGGGCTCCTGTTTCATGGTGAGCCCGACGGGCGCATCATCGCCTGGGACATGAAGAACGGCGATGAGCTGTGGTCTTTCCAGACCGGCGCGGGCGCGAACGCGCCGGTGGTGAGCTACGAAGTCGGCGGTGAGCAGTACGTCGCGATTCTGGCTGGCGGCACGCGCGGCTATCAAATGTCAGCGCCCGGAGACAGCCTGTGGGCGTTCAAGCTCGGCGGCACCGTCCCACCGGCACCTGCGCCGCCCGAACCACCGACGGTCGAGCCGATGCGTGGCGGCGGTCGCGGTGGAGCCGCACCAGCAGGCGGGCGGCAATAG